One part of the Parasphingorhabdus sp. SCSIO 66989 genome encodes these proteins:
- a CDS encoding hemolysin family protein → MPEADSSRSQTAQDEEDSSGQLWRSIKSFFTGQDRDQSLRQQLEEAIDEHEDNGGAAPSQPNGDLSPLEREMLRNLLHFSEHDADDVAVPRSEVVAIPTSASFQEVVDTFSEHGHSRIPVYKESLDDIIGMIHIKDVFAILAKGCDYPDDWSDLIRQPRFVPQSMGALDMLADMRKHRTHLAIVLDEYSGTDGIVTIEDLVEEIVGEIEDEHDEEPEDMLIRQDDGSWDADARTELDDVATQIDPRLAEIDEDVDTLGGLAFVLAGEVPSAGQTLEHPSGWTIHVLESDGRRVSRLNLRYLAKQEAPADKHHAVSGAK, encoded by the coding sequence ATGCCAGAGGCAGACAGTAGCCGCAGCCAGACTGCGCAAGATGAGGAAGACAGTAGCGGCCAATTATGGCGCTCGATAAAATCTTTCTTCACCGGACAGGATCGCGATCAATCGCTGCGCCAGCAGCTTGAGGAAGCGATAGACGAACATGAGGATAATGGCGGCGCTGCGCCGTCTCAGCCCAATGGCGACTTATCGCCGCTGGAGCGCGAGATGCTGCGCAATCTGCTGCATTTCAGCGAGCATGACGCCGATGATGTTGCGGTACCGCGCAGTGAAGTTGTGGCCATTCCCACCAGCGCTAGCTTTCAGGAGGTCGTGGATACCTTTTCCGAGCACGGACATAGCCGTATCCCGGTCTATAAAGAGTCGCTCGACGACATTATTGGCATGATCCACATCAAGGATGTGTTCGCGATCCTCGCCAAGGGGTGTGACTATCCTGATGATTGGTCCGACCTCATCCGCCAGCCGCGCTTTGTGCCGCAATCCATGGGCGCGCTCGATATGCTCGCCGATATGCGCAAACACCGCACCCATTTGGCGATTGTGCTGGATGAGTATTCAGGCACTGACGGCATCGTCACGATTGAGGATCTGGTCGAGGAAATTGTCGGCGAGATTGAAGATGAGCATGACGAAGAGCCGGAGGATATGCTGATCCGGCAGGACGATGGCAGCTGGGACGCCGATGCACGCACCGAGCTCGACGATGTCGCCACGCAGATTGATCCCCGGTTGGCCGAGATTGACGAGGATGTTGATACACTCGGCGGTCTCGCCTTTGTTCTGGCTGGAGAAGTACCTTCTGCCGGGCAGACGCTGGAGCATCCGAGCGGCTGGACCATCCATGTGCTGGAAAGCGATGGGCGGCGGGTGAGCCGGTTGAATTTGCGTTACTTGGCTAAGCAGGAAGCTCCGGCAGATAAGCATCATGCCGTTAGCGGGGCGAAATAA
- a CDS encoding NifU family protein, with protein sequence MLIETEQTPNPATLKFMPGRTVMPSGTKDFATPEEAGASPLAQALFDLGDVTGVFYGYNFISVTAAPGVDWAHLKPDVLSVLLDHYSADMPLFSGGDASGISVPPEVEEFPEDPEDKDIVVQIKELIDTRVRPAVAEDGGDIIYRGFNKGTVFLQLQGACSGCPSSTATLKQGIESLLKHYVPEVLEVRAA encoded by the coding sequence ATGCTGATAGAAACCGAACAGACGCCCAATCCGGCCACCCTGAAATTCATGCCTGGCCGCACCGTAATGCCCAGCGGCACCAAGGATTTTGCGACGCCGGAAGAAGCGGGTGCATCACCTCTGGCGCAGGCATTGTTTGACCTGGGTGATGTTACCGGCGTCTTCTACGGCTATAATTTCATATCGGTCACCGCCGCTCCCGGCGTTGACTGGGCACATCTTAAGCCCGATGTGCTGTCCGTTCTCCTCGACCATTATTCCGCCGATATGCCGCTCTTCTCCGGCGGCGATGCCTCTGGCATCTCGGTTCCCCCGGAAGTTGAGGAGTTCCCCGAAGACCCCGAAGACAAAGATATTGTCGTCCAGATCAAGGAATTGATCGACACCCGCGTCCGCCCGGCGGTGGCCGAGGATGGCGGCGACATTATCTATCGGGGCTTCAACAAGGGTACGGTTTTCCTGCAGCTGCAGGGTGCGTGTTCCGGCTGCCCCTCCTCCACAGCAACGCTGAAACAAGGCATTGAATCGCTGCTCAAGCACTATGTCCCCGAAGTGCTCGAAGTACGCGCCGCCTGA
- a CDS encoding PhoH family protein, with the protein MAKRQNREPHPADLANEPVSGEATSRAHIEATFNDSHLLGPLFGQFDQNLVAIENRLGVYISARGNHIKIEGDSEAIARARDVLTGLYNRLEKGQEIDAGAVEALISMSSEPTLDGIIRKEVSEAPTVMIRTRKKTIVPRSATQLPYMQALARDDIIFALGPAGTGKTYLAVAQAVAQLITGSVDRLILSRPAVEAGENLGFLPGDMKDKVDPYLRPLYDALYDTLPAEQVERRIASGEIEIAPLAFMRGRTLANAFVILDEAQNTTQAQIKMFLTRFGLNSRMVICGDPKQVDLPRSQISGLQDAVDRLDGVEGISAIRFNSGDVVRHPIVSRIVDAYEGPDAHR; encoded by the coding sequence ATGGCCAAAAGACAGAATCGCGAACCGCACCCTGCTGACCTCGCTAATGAACCGGTTTCGGGTGAGGCGACCAGTAGAGCCCATATCGAAGCCACCTTTAACGACTCACACCTTTTGGGCCCCCTTTTTGGGCAGTTTGACCAGAACCTTGTCGCGATTGAGAACCGGCTCGGCGTCTATATCTCGGCGCGGGGTAATCATATCAAGATTGAGGGTGACAGCGAGGCGATTGCCCGCGCCCGTGACGTGCTGACCGGCCTCTACAACCGCCTCGAAAAAGGCCAGGAAATTGATGCCGGTGCGGTTGAGGCATTGATCTCCATGTCATCGGAACCGACGCTGGACGGTATTATCCGCAAGGAAGTCTCCGAGGCGCCGACGGTGATGATCCGCACCCGCAAAAAGACCATTGTGCCGCGCTCCGCAACGCAATTGCCCTATATGCAGGCACTGGCGCGCGACGATATCATCTTTGCGCTTGGTCCGGCGGGTACTGGCAAGACCTATCTGGCGGTGGCGCAGGCGGTGGCCCAGCTGATTACCGGCTCGGTTGACCGGCTGATCTTGTCACGTCCAGCGGTTGAGGCAGGAGAAAATCTCGGCTTCCTGCCCGGTGATATGAAGGACAAGGTCGATCCCTATCTTCGCCCGCTTTATGATGCGCTCTATGACACGCTGCCTGCGGAACAGGTGGAGCGGCGCATCGCCAGTGGCGAGATTGAGATTGCTCCGCTCGCCTTTATGCGCGGGCGCACGCTCGCCAATGCCTTTGTTATTCTCGATGAAGCGCAAAACACGACACAGGCGCAGATCAAGATGTTCCTCACCCGCTTTGGCCTTAACAGCCGCATGGTGATTTGTGGCGACCCGAAACAGGTCGACCTGCCGCGCAGCCAGATTTCCGGGCTGCAGGATGCGGTGGACCGCTTGGATGGTGTCGAGGGCATCAGCGCGATCCGCTTCAACTCGGGCGATGTGGTGCGCCACCCGATCGTCAGCCGCATCGTTGATGCCTATGAGGGGCCAGATGCCCATAGATAA
- the miaB gene encoding tRNA (N6-isopentenyl adenosine(37)-C2)-methylthiotransferase MiaB gives MNVYDGERMGEMLDAEGMVATSNPDDADVVVLNTCHIREKAAEKVYSDIGRLRRSDGSSPTIAVAGCVAQAEGAEITRRAPSVDVVVGPQAYHRLPSMLETAAKGERAIDTDMPPNSKFGVLPSRPKQPRPTAFLTVQEGCDKFCTYCVVPYTRGAEISRKWGAIVDEAKALVDGGVKEITLLGQNVNAWMGEDDKGREQGLDGLIRELDKIAGLERIRYTTSHPNDMTQGLIDAHGEVESLMPYLHLPVQSGSNPILQAMNRSHSAESYLAILEKVRDARPGIAISGDFIVGFPGESDEDFEATMAIVEAANYSQAFSFKYSPRPGTPAATMEQQIPREVMDERLQRLQALLNRQQSDFNAATLGKRTQILLERKGKKPGQLVGKSPWLQSVHIDGANHEIGDMVTVDIISAGPNSLSGALV, from the coding sequence ATGAATGTCTATGATGGCGAGCGTATGGGCGAAATGCTCGACGCCGAAGGCATGGTCGCGACCAGCAACCCCGATGATGCCGATGTCGTCGTGCTTAACACCTGCCATATCCGCGAAAAAGCAGCGGAGAAGGTCTATTCCGATATCGGCCGCTTGCGTCGCTCCGATGGCTCCAGCCCGACCATTGCCGTCGCCGGATGCGTGGCACAGGCTGAAGGCGCGGAAATCACCCGCCGCGCGCCCAGTGTTGACGTGGTCGTCGGCCCGCAAGCCTATCACCGCCTGCCCTCCATGCTCGAGACCGCAGCAAAGGGCGAACGCGCAATCGATACCGATATGCCGCCCAACTCTAAATTCGGCGTCCTGCCATCACGCCCGAAACAGCCACGCCCGACAGCGTTTCTGACGGTCCAGGAAGGCTGCGACAAATTCTGCACCTATTGCGTTGTGCCCTATACGCGCGGCGCGGAAATCTCGCGCAAATGGGGCGCGATTGTTGATGAAGCCAAGGCGCTGGTCGATGGCGGGGTGAAGGAAATCACCTTGCTCGGCCAGAATGTAAACGCCTGGATGGGCGAGGATGACAAAGGCCGCGAACAGGGTCTGGATGGCCTGATCCGCGAACTCGATAAAATCGCCGGTCTGGAGCGCATCCGTTACACCACCAGCCACCCTAATGACATGACGCAAGGTCTGATCGACGCCCATGGCGAGGTCGAAAGCCTGATGCCCTATCTGCATCTGCCGGTGCAATCGGGCAGCAACCCGATATTGCAGGCGATGAATCGCAGCCACAGCGCTGAAAGCTATCTGGCGATATTGGAAAAGGTACGTGATGCGCGCCCCGGAATCGCCATTTCCGGCGACTTTATCGTCGGCTTCCCAGGCGAGAGCGATGAGGATTTCGAAGCAACCATGGCGATCGTAGAAGCCGCCAATTATTCGCAGGCCTTCAGCTTCAAGTACAGCCCGCGCCCCGGCACACCAGCAGCCACCATGGAGCAGCAAATCCCTCGCGAAGTGATGGACGAGCGGCTGCAACGCCTGCAAGCCCTGCTCAACCGGCAACAGTCTGATTTCAACGCCGCAACCCTCGGCAAACGCACCCAAATTCTGCTTGAACGCAAGGGCAAGAAACCGGGCCAGCTTGTCGGCAAATCACCCTGGCTGCAATCGGTGCATATTGATGGTGCAAATCATGAAATTGGCGATATGGTGACGGTCGATATCATCAGCGCCGGCCCGAACAGTCTCTCCGGCGCGCTAGTTTAG
- the ybeY gene encoding rRNA maturation RNase YbeY, whose translation MLSVDVDYLDVWTDDYDWEAMAEDATNAAISNSPYALLGESGATLSISVVFSDDAEVQKLNAQYRGKDKPTNVLSFPMVQPDLLGSLSNTDDGEVLLGDIILAHETCAREAQEKGIDIEQHVMHLIVHGTLHLLNYDHQDEAQAANMEALETKALAGLGYPDPYSEHQQPL comes from the coding sequence ATGCTAAGCGTAGATGTCGATTATCTGGATGTCTGGACCGATGATTATGACTGGGAAGCGATGGCCGAGGATGCGACCAATGCCGCCATTTCCAACTCGCCTTATGCGTTACTGGGCGAGTCCGGAGCTACCCTATCGATCAGCGTTGTCTTCTCCGATGATGCAGAGGTGCAGAAGCTGAACGCGCAATATCGCGGCAAGGACAAGCCAACCAATGTGCTGTCTTTCCCGATGGTGCAGCCTGACCTTCTGGGATCGCTCTCCAATACCGATGATGGCGAGGTACTGCTGGGCGATATCATCCTGGCACATGAGACCTGCGCCCGCGAGGCACAGGAAAAAGGCATCGATATCGAACAACATGTCATGCATCTGATCGTCCATGGGACGCTGCATTTGCTCAATTATGACCATCAGGATGAGGCACAGGCCGCGAATATGGAGGCTTTGGAAACAAAAGCTCTTGCCGGACTTGGGTATCCTGATCCATATTCCGAACACCAACAGCCACTATAG
- a CDS encoding GNAT family N-acetyltransferase — translation MVESNAQAKVTVKVIECADRIAALDEVMDIMIAAFDPAYGEAWNRAQTQSMLMLPKTILWLVQCDKPASCNEGLDPNSIGFAITSGHGDELELMLVAIMPEWRSRGIGQTLLHAIFQDARKAGVVKLFVEMRHNNIASSFYDSLGFTRIGRRKNYYTGTHGQKLDAITMVKAIS, via the coding sequence ATGGTTGAGAGCAATGCCCAAGCTAAAGTCACGGTCAAGGTGATAGAATGTGCAGACCGTATCGCGGCGCTCGACGAAGTCATGGATATCATGATCGCTGCCTTTGACCCCGCATATGGCGAGGCCTGGAATCGCGCACAGACCCAATCGATGCTGATGCTGCCCAAGACGATTTTATGGCTGGTGCAATGTGACAAGCCCGCCTCCTGCAACGAGGGCTTGGATCCAAATAGTATCGGCTTTGCGATTACTTCGGGACATGGCGATGAGCTGGAGCTTATGCTGGTCGCCATTATGCCCGAATGGCGATCACGCGGAATTGGACAGACGCTATTGCACGCGATCTTCCAAGACGCGCGAAAAGCGGGCGTGGTGAAGTTGTTTGTCGAAATGCGGCACAACAACATCGCATCTTCATTTTATGACAGCTTAGGCTTTACCCGCATTGGCCGCCGGAAAAACTACTATACTGGTACTCACGGTCAAAAACTTGACGCAATTACGATGGTCAAGGCTATTTCATAG
- a CDS encoding lysophospholipid acyltransferase family protein, whose translation MFLRSVAFACGARVRVVGTPIKRDVFFVANHLSWVDIPILGGYNGSAFVAQDGIASWPFIGWLCTLNNTIFVSRADRMGVAKQINQLRDALEETWAVTVFPEGTTTDGSLLLPFKAPLLAVLDPPPPGILVQPVFIDFGEAARDIAWIGEESAPNNAWRLFTRPGNYRVELHFLEPFDPQDYKGRKMIAAEARNRIQEALSASLKDKGAV comes from the coding sequence TTGTTCCTAAGAAGCGTTGCCTTCGCCTGTGGCGCGCGGGTGCGCGTCGTCGGCACACCGATCAAGCGCGATGTGTTCTTTGTCGCCAATCACCTTTCCTGGGTCGATATCCCGATATTGGGCGGCTATAATGGCAGCGCGTTCGTAGCGCAGGATGGCATTGCCTCCTGGCCGTTTATCGGCTGGCTGTGCACGCTGAATAACACCATTTTTGTATCGCGCGCAGACCGTATGGGCGTGGCCAAGCAGATCAATCAGCTACGCGATGCGCTAGAAGAGACATGGGCGGTCACGGTGTTCCCCGAAGGCACTACTACCGATGGCTCGCTTCTGCTGCCGTTCAAGGCACCTTTGCTGGCGGTACTTGATCCGCCGCCGCCGGGCATTCTGGTACAGCCGGTATTTATCGATTTTGGTGAGGCCGCGCGCGATATTGCCTGGATCGGTGAAGAAAGCGCGCCAAACAATGCATGGCGTCTATTCACACGCCCCGGAAACTACAGAGTTGAACTGCACTTCCTCGAACCTTTTGACCCACAGGACTATAAGGGCCGCAAAATGATCGCGGCGGAAGCACGCAACCGCATACAGGAAGCGCTTTCGGCTTCCCTCAAGGACAAGGGCGCAGTATAG
- a CDS encoding malonic semialdehyde reductase yields MGNPLSDDALDQLFRTARTYNGYHDKPVSNEQLAAIWDLMKMGPTSANMLPARLVWCTSDEAKERLAKHALDSNADKIRKAPVSVVVGMDTDFHEHLPEFFPHTDAKSWFAGDPEGRKVHALRNSSLQGGYFILAARALGLDTGPMSGFNNDDVDAEFFSDTPTVKSNFISTLGYGDPETIYARGPRPDFDRFNSIL; encoded by the coding sequence ATGGGCAATCCTCTTTCCGATGACGCGCTTGATCAGCTTTTCCGCACCGCCCGCACCTATAATGGCTATCATGACAAGCCGGTGAGCAATGAACAGCTTGCGGCGATCTGGGATTTGATGAAAATGGGTCCGACTTCGGCCAATATGCTGCCCGCCCGCCTGGTCTGGTGCACCAGTGATGAGGCCAAGGAGCGGCTGGCAAAACATGCGCTGGACAGCAATGCCGACAAAATCCGCAAGGCCCCGGTGAGCGTAGTGGTCGGCATGGATACCGATTTCCACGAGCATCTGCCCGAATTCTTCCCGCATACGGACGCCAAGAGCTGGTTTGCAGGCGATCCGGAAGGCCGCAAGGTTCACGCGCTGCGCAACAGCTCGCTGCAGGGCGGCTATTTCATCCTCGCCGCGCGGGCTTTGGGTCTCGATACCGGCCCGATGTCGGGCTTCAACAATGATGATGTCGACGCGGAGTTTTTCAGCGATACGCCCACAGTGAAATCAAACTTCATCTCGACATTGGGCTATGGCGACCCGGAAACCATCTATGCCCGCGGCCCGCGCCCCGATTTTGACCGTTTCAACAGCATCCTGTAA
- the tsaB gene encoding tRNA (adenosine(37)-N6)-threonylcarbamoyltransferase complex dimerization subunit type 1 TsaB, translating into MARLLVIDTATPACSVALFDNEALIASDYVDLGRGHAERLVPMIATLPDKGRADAIAVNCGPGSFTGIRVGLSAAMALGIAWDVPVSGYSSLALVAHMAARAIDSRTISIAMQAGHGELFVQDFQIVDQCASAAPDTDIVSVTPQVAAGMIGGNPVFGSGLSLLPEAMRPNETHSLLPDARAFPASQPDFAALAPKPIYVRAPDAKPFKAKTGLTGAANG; encoded by the coding sequence GTGGCAAGATTGCTGGTCATTGATACGGCGACCCCTGCCTGTTCAGTGGCGCTGTTCGACAATGAAGCTCTAATCGCCAGCGACTATGTCGATCTGGGCCGCGGCCATGCCGAAAGGCTGGTGCCGATGATTGCCACGCTGCCGGATAAGGGCCGTGCAGATGCCATTGCGGTGAATTGCGGTCCGGGCAGTTTCACCGGCATCCGCGTCGGCCTGTCCGCCGCCATGGCATTGGGGATCGCCTGGGATGTCCCCGTCAGCGGCTATTCCTCGCTTGCACTGGTCGCCCATATGGCAGCGCGGGCCATCGACAGCCGCACCATCAGCATTGCGATGCAAGCTGGCCATGGGGAGCTGTTTGTGCAGGATTTCCAGATTGTCGACCAATGCGCCAGCGCCGCGCCTGACACCGATATCGTTTCGGTGACACCACAAGTTGCTGCCGGGATGATCGGCGGCAATCCCGTCTTTGGCAGTGGCCTTTCCCTTCTGCCTGAGGCGATGCGCCCAAACGAAACGCATTCGCTGCTGCCTGATGCCCGCGCTTTTCCGGCAAGCCAGCCCGATTTCGCAGCGCTTGCTCCCAAGCCGATTTATGTCCGTGCACCCGACGCCAAGCCTTTCAAGGCCAAAACAGGCCTGACCGGGGCTGCAAATGGTTGA
- a CDS encoding MucR family transcriptional regulator codes for MSEDNQILQETLITLTSDIVAAHVSNNSVAVSDLPVLISNVHEALSGLSGAEKEAEEVRPEPAVSVRASIKPDYIVCLEDGKKLKMLKRHLMTHYNMTPEDYRARWNLPADYPMVAPNYAEKRRELAKQIGLGRKPGSRNKA; via the coding sequence ATGAGCGAGGATAATCAAATCCTGCAAGAGACACTAATAACGCTTACCTCTGACATTGTAGCAGCGCATGTCAGCAATAACAGCGTGGCAGTTTCTGATCTGCCTGTACTGATCAGTAATGTCCATGAAGCACTGTCCGGCCTTAGCGGTGCAGAGAAAGAGGCAGAAGAGGTACGTCCGGAACCGGCTGTATCTGTGCGTGCTTCTATCAAACCCGATTATATTGTTTGCCTGGAAGACGGCAAGAAGCTGAAAATGCTGAAACGTCACCTGATGACGCACTATAATATGACTCCGGAAGATTATCGCGCCCGTTGGAACCTTCCCGCAGATTATCCCATGGTTGCTCCCAACTATGCCGAGAAGCGTCGCGAACTGGCGAAGCAGATCGGTCTTGGCCGCAAGCCCGGCAGCCGCAACAAGGCATAA
- a CDS encoding Fur family transcriptional regulator, whose protein sequence is MRQRIDLEALCAERGLRITDQRKVIARVLSDSDDHPDVEKVHERAVAIDSRISIATVYRTVRLFEEAGILDRHDFGDGRARYEASPEAHHDHLIDVETGKVVEFVDPELEALQKVIAEKLGYRLVDHRMELYGVALNREK, encoded by the coding sequence ATGAGGCAAAGAATCGATCTTGAGGCGCTATGCGCCGAACGCGGACTGCGGATCACTGATCAACGCAAAGTGATTGCCCGGGTGCTTTCCGACAGCGATGATCACCCGGATGTGGAAAAGGTGCATGAGCGCGCTGTCGCTATTGATTCCCGCATCTCAATCGCGACTGTCTACCGCACCGTGCGCCTTTTTGAAGAAGCAGGCATATTGGATCGGCATGATTTTGGTGACGGACGCGCGCGCTATGAAGCCTCTCCAGAAGCGCATCATGACCATCTGATTGATGTTGAAACCGGTAAGGTTGTCGAATTTGTCGATCCCGAGCTTGAAGCGCTGCAAAAGGTGATTGCCGAAAAGCTCGGCTATCGGCTGGTTGACCACCGCATGGAATTGTACGGCGTTGCCCTTAACCGAGAAAAGTGA
- a CDS encoding glycosyltransferase family 4 protein has product MDISDLRIALFSGNYNYVRDGANQALNRLVGYLLRQNAQVRVYSPTTDTPAFEPTGDLISVPSFAIPNRPEYRVPMMLSPGVKKDLKAYAPNIVHLSSPDIAAHSATRWAKKHDIPMLASVHTRFETYPRYYNMAFLEPILVAGLRRFYRRCDAIVAPSDSMAQVLRDQRMNYDVGIWSRGVDRDIFHPSKRDVEWRRSFGIDDEDQVVGFVGRLVMEKGLDVFSDTIDRLERRGVPHKVLIVGEGPARQWFESRLPNAIFAGFQSGPDLGRAVASMDMLLNPSVTETFGNVTLEAMACGIPVVAARATGSLSLVADGISGRLIRPGAVQNYADALQDYCENPELAREHGAAGAKRAERYSWDRINHGLAETYVRLVRQRAEGTKHLPYEALR; this is encoded by the coding sequence ATGGACATTTCCGATCTTCGCATTGCCCTGTTTAGCGGCAATTATAATTATGTGCGCGACGGTGCCAATCAGGCGCTGAACCGTCTGGTCGGCTATCTGCTGCGCCAGAATGCCCAGGTGCGCGTCTATTCGCCGACCACAGATACACCCGCTTTTGAACCGACCGGCGATCTGATCAGCGTCCCCAGCTTTGCCATTCCCAATCGCCCGGAATATCGCGTGCCGATGATGCTCAGTCCCGGGGTCAAGAAAGATCTCAAGGCCTACGCGCCCAATATCGTCCACCTTTCCAGCCCCGACATTGCCGCGCACAGCGCCACACGCTGGGCGAAGAAGCATGATATCCCGATGCTCGCCTCGGTGCATACCCGGTTCGAGACCTATCCGCGCTATTACAATATGGCGTTTCTCGAGCCGATTCTGGTGGCCGGGCTCAGGCGTTTTTATCGTCGCTGTGATGCCATCGTTGCACCGTCGGACTCCATGGCACAGGTGCTGCGCGACCAGCGGATGAACTATGATGTCGGCATCTGGTCACGCGGTGTCGATCGCGACATTTTCCACCCGAGCAAGCGCGATGTGGAATGGCGACGCTCTTTCGGCATTGATGATGAAGATCAGGTGGTCGGCTTTGTCGGGCGGCTGGTGATGGAAAAGGGGCTCGATGTCTTTTCCGACACGATTGACCGTCTCGAACGCCGCGGAGTGCCGCACAAGGTGCTGATTGTCGGTGAAGGTCCGGCGCGGCAATGGTTTGAGTCTCGCCTGCCCAATGCGATTTTCGCCGGTTTCCAGAGCGGGCCCGATTTGGGCCGCGCCGTCGCCAGCATGGATATGCTGTTGAACCCCTCGGTGACCGAGACTTTCGGCAATGTGACGCTGGAAGCAATGGCCTGCGGTATCCCGGTGGTCGCAGCGCGGGCTACGGGGAGCCTGAGCCTTGTCGCTGATGGCATCTCCGGTCGATTGATCCGCCCCGGCGCGGTGCAGAATTATGCCGATGCGCTGCAGGACTATTGCGAGAACCCGGAACTGGCGCGTGAACATGGCGCGGCTGGAGCCAAACGTGCAGAGCGCTATAGCTGGGACCGGATTAACCATGGCCTCGCCGAAACCTATGTCCGCCTGGTGCGCCAACGCGCCGAGGGGACCAAGCATCTGCCCTATGAGGCTTTGCGGTAG